The Arthrobacter sp. NicSoilC5 genome has a window encoding:
- a CDS encoding CPBP family intramembrane glutamic endopeptidase: MLVPSRRRLRLEVWIVLGLSLGQSAVYSVVQLLDKMTRAPLAEGTSTLNRSQSTREYFDLTYQLLDIIFALVPVLLVLYFLTDQRQASPGNARNSGSAFQKLGFNFARPGRDLLQGVGLAALIGIPSLGLYAAGRALGITTAIIPSALDSYWWTVPVLILSAMRHAVLEEVIVVGYLLDRFGKFGWSTPLAIAVSSLLRGSYHLYQGFGPFIGNAVMGVVFAWLYTRTKRVMPLVIAHALLDIVAFVGFSLFGKAVGLG, from the coding sequence TCCCTCCCGCCGTCGACTGCGGCTCGAAGTCTGGATCGTCCTGGGCCTGTCCCTGGGCCAGTCCGCTGTCTACTCCGTGGTGCAGCTGCTCGACAAGATGACCCGCGCCCCGCTGGCCGAGGGCACCTCCACCCTGAACCGGTCGCAGAGCACCCGCGAGTACTTCGACCTCACCTACCAGCTGCTGGATATCATCTTTGCGCTGGTTCCAGTACTGCTGGTTCTCTACTTCCTCACCGACCAGCGGCAGGCTTCGCCCGGCAACGCACGCAACTCCGGTTCGGCATTCCAAAAGCTCGGATTCAACTTCGCCCGGCCCGGGAGGGACCTCCTGCAGGGCGTCGGGCTCGCCGCGCTGATTGGCATACCGTCCCTGGGGCTTTACGCGGCCGGCCGGGCCCTCGGCATCACCACCGCCATCATTCCCAGCGCACTGGACTCGTATTGGTGGACTGTTCCGGTCCTGATCCTGTCGGCGATGCGCCACGCGGTGCTCGAGGAAGTCATTGTGGTGGGCTACCTCCTGGACCGCTTCGGCAAGTTCGGCTGGAGCACGCCCCTCGCCATCGCCGTCAGCTCGCTGCTGCGTGGCAGCTACCACCTCTACCAGGGCTTCGGTCCCTTCATTGGAAACGCGGTGATGGGGGTGGTCTTCGCCTGGCTCTACACCCGTACCAAGCGCGTCATGCCATTGGTCATCGCCCACGCGCTGCTGGACATTGTGGCATTCGTCGGCTTCAGCCTCTTCGGTAAGGCCGTGGGGCTGGGATAG
- a CDS encoding HNH endonuclease signature motif containing protein: MGISGGVEVVLEGVRASVAAIDALDFEDTSLAAGAGIGSRVDVLQRRYEIRLERLEVAARLEAQLAAMKALDTAEAVAFQQAMTPPDATVQDRTYADMSVVEEIAGVLTISSAAAGALVEHSRRICSLPLVFDALSAGDMSWQHARIVADETEGLTTEGALALVAHFFDPAAPQPARGAAPGELVPSRFRAKVRGWRERHHPDSIEKRHVKGVADRRMEYTPDKDGMAWISLYLPGDTACAIWNRTTATARGLQGPDEPRTLTQLRPDIAASLLLGAGHAEEDGPGLGIQGTEGVTGVGKVPAPRADVLVTVPVFALLGATDEPALLDGFGPIPASMARKLVADGAESFYRVLIDPRDGAPLEIGRKNYRLTEAIKRWIRMRDTKCTFPGCTNRTPDNETDHLQAWQHGGTTNVSNLAQLCPKHHRLKHHTRWTPDPANKNEPPGWTSPTGRHYNPEHPDPEPAQWPSGSLPVDAVAAPVEASARPGSMAGLDDTARLSDTVPLTTAPPWRGPHLSEDPLWQEFLAGMPVWPDPPVEEPPGENMVDPSELCPTDPLWDEFHAKFFELPADPQADWQLLLGM, translated from the coding sequence ATGGGAATCAGCGGTGGTGTTGAGGTGGTTTTGGAGGGTGTTCGTGCCTCTGTTGCTGCCATCGATGCGCTGGATTTCGAAGATACTTCCCTGGCTGCCGGCGCCGGCATTGGTTCCCGTGTTGACGTGCTTCAACGGCGGTATGAGATCCGGCTGGAACGGCTGGAGGTTGCGGCCCGGCTGGAGGCGCAGCTCGCCGCGATGAAGGCGCTGGATACTGCCGAAGCCGTTGCCTTCCAGCAGGCGATGACGCCGCCGGACGCCACTGTCCAGGACCGCACTTACGCGGACATGTCGGTGGTGGAGGAGATCGCCGGGGTGCTGACCATCAGCTCGGCGGCCGCGGGCGCTTTGGTGGAGCACTCACGCCGGATCTGCTCCCTGCCGCTGGTGTTCGATGCACTGTCCGCCGGGGACATGTCCTGGCAGCACGCCCGGATTGTCGCCGATGAGACTGAAGGCCTCACCACCGAGGGCGCCCTGGCGTTGGTGGCGCACTTCTTCGACCCGGCTGCACCCCAGCCCGCCCGCGGCGCGGCCCCCGGCGAGCTTGTTCCGTCCCGGTTCCGGGCGAAGGTGCGTGGTTGGCGGGAACGCCACCACCCCGACTCGATCGAGAAGCGCCATGTAAAGGGTGTGGCTGACCGGCGGATGGAATACACCCCGGACAAGGACGGTATGGCCTGGATCTCCCTCTACTTGCCCGGGGACACCGCGTGCGCTATCTGGAACCGGACCACCGCGACCGCCCGCGGCCTCCAGGGACCAGACGAACCCCGCACCCTTACCCAACTCCGCCCCGACATCGCAGCATCGCTGCTCCTCGGCGCCGGCCACGCCGAGGAAGACGGTCCCGGCCTCGGCATTCAGGGCACGGAGGGTGTCACCGGGGTCGGGAAGGTCCCTGCGCCGCGGGCCGATGTCCTGGTCACCGTGCCCGTGTTCGCCCTCCTCGGAGCCACCGACGAACCCGCCTTACTGGACGGCTTCGGACCAATCCCGGCGTCCATGGCACGGAAACTTGTCGCCGACGGGGCGGAATCGTTCTACCGGGTCCTGATCGACCCCCGCGACGGGGCACCACTGGAGATCGGCCGGAAAAACTACCGGCTCACCGAGGCCATCAAACGCTGGATCAGGATGCGCGACACCAAATGCACATTCCCCGGCTGCACCAACCGCACCCCCGACAACGAAACCGACCACCTACAAGCGTGGCAACACGGCGGCACCACCAACGTCAGCAACCTGGCCCAACTCTGCCCCAAACACCACCGGCTCAAACACCACACCAGATGGACGCCAGATCCGGCCAACAAGAATGAACCACCCGGCTGGACCTCACCCACAGGCAGGCACTACAACCCAGAACACCCCGACCCCGAACCGGCCCAGTGGCCATCGGGAAGCTTGCCGGTCGATGCTGTTGCGGCGCCCGTCGAAGCATCAGCTCGGCCCGGATCCATGGCTGGACTTGATGACACTGCCCGGCTTAGTGACACCGTTCCGCTGACTACGGCGCCACCATGGCGCGGGCCGCACCTATCGGAGGATCCGTTGTGGCAAGAGTTCCTTGCGGGGATGCCGGTGTGGCCTGATCCGCCTGTCGAAGAACCGCCAGGTGAGAACATGGTGGACCCCAGCGAGCTTTGCCCCACTGATCCCTTGTGGGATGAGTTCCATGCAAAGTTTTTCGAGCTGCCCGCTGACCCGCAGGCGGACTGGCAGCTGCTGCTGGGCATGTGA
- a CDS encoding VOC family protein produces MRMDHVSYACEHDGLAATTERIATALGVEAVKGGVHPRFGTRNMIIPLAGHKYLEVVEVLDHPASDKAPFGQAVRARSAAGGGWMGWCVEVDDLAPFEERLGRAAVNGNRKFPDGRELVWKQIGILGLIADPQVPYMLKWEGDPSLHPSHAYESNLKMSCLTIAGSASRVTEWLGEPVEKPLEDVAVEWVAPHGTPGILSVTFETANGAVTI; encoded by the coding sequence ATGCGCATGGATCACGTCTCTTACGCCTGTGAACACGATGGCCTCGCGGCCACTACCGAACGTATTGCAACTGCCCTCGGCGTTGAGGCAGTGAAGGGTGGCGTACACCCCCGCTTCGGAACCCGGAATATGATCATCCCGCTCGCCGGCCACAAGTACCTCGAAGTCGTTGAGGTCCTGGACCACCCGGCATCGGACAAGGCACCGTTCGGACAGGCAGTACGTGCCCGCTCCGCTGCTGGTGGCGGCTGGATGGGCTGGTGCGTCGAAGTGGACGACCTCGCCCCCTTCGAGGAACGCCTGGGCCGCGCCGCCGTGAACGGCAACCGCAAGTTCCCGGACGGCCGCGAACTGGTCTGGAAGCAGATTGGCATCCTGGGCCTCATCGCCGATCCCCAGGTGCCGTACATGCTCAAGTGGGAGGGCGATCCCTCGCTCCACCCGTCCCACGCGTACGAGAGCAACCTCAAGATGAGCTGCCTGACCATCGCCGGTTCCGCCTCGCGCGTCACCGAGTGGCTGGGTGAGCCGGTGGAGAAGCCGCTCGAGGACGTTGCGGTGGAGTGGGTCGCCCCGCACGGAACCCCGGGCATCCTCTCGGTCACCTTTGAAACCGCCAACGGAGCCGTCACCATCTGA
- a CDS encoding bifunctional o-acetylhomoserine/o-acetylserine sulfhydrylase, which yields MSNGWSFETRQIHAGQAADSATGARALPIYQTTSFVFPSAESAANRFALAELAPIYTRIGNPTQDAVEQRIASLEGGLAALLLSSGQAAETFAVLNIAEAGDHIVASPSLYGGTYNLFAHTLKKFGISVTFVADPDNLDQWRDAVQPNTKLFFGEVVSNPRQDVLDIEGISEVAHQAGVPLIVDNTLSTPYLIRPLEWGADIVLHSATKYLGGHGSAIAGVIVDSGKFDFGKDPERFPGFNTPDPTYNGLVYARDLGEGGALGANLSYILKARVQLLRDLGSAVSPFNAFLISQGLETLSLRVERHVANATEVARWLEARDDVESVAYAGLPSSPWYERGRKYGPKGTGAVVAFNLAGGAEAGKRFVDALELHSHVANIGDVRSLVIHPASTTHSQLSPEQQVVAGVHPGLVRLSVGLEHIDDILADLEAGFRAAKGADA from the coding sequence ATGTCCAACGGATGGTCCTTCGAAACCCGCCAGATCCACGCAGGCCAGGCGGCGGACAGCGCCACGGGGGCCCGCGCCCTGCCTATCTACCAGACCACGTCATTCGTGTTTCCCAGCGCTGAAAGCGCCGCCAACCGTTTTGCCCTGGCTGAACTTGCGCCCATCTATACCCGCATCGGCAATCCCACCCAGGATGCCGTCGAGCAACGGATTGCCAGCCTCGAAGGAGGCCTGGCCGCGCTGCTGCTGAGCTCCGGGCAGGCCGCCGAAACCTTCGCTGTCCTGAACATCGCCGAGGCAGGCGACCACATCGTGGCCAGCCCCAGCCTTTACGGCGGAACCTACAACCTGTTTGCGCACACGCTGAAGAAGTTCGGCATCTCGGTGACCTTCGTGGCCGATCCGGACAACCTGGACCAGTGGCGCGATGCCGTGCAGCCCAACACCAAGCTCTTCTTCGGTGAAGTGGTGTCCAACCCGCGCCAGGACGTCCTGGATATTGAAGGCATCTCCGAGGTGGCCCACCAGGCCGGGGTTCCGCTCATTGTGGACAACACCTTGTCCACGCCGTACCTGATCCGCCCGCTGGAGTGGGGTGCGGATATTGTCCTGCACTCGGCCACCAAGTACCTGGGCGGCCACGGCTCGGCCATCGCCGGTGTCATCGTCGATTCCGGCAAGTTCGATTTCGGCAAGGATCCGGAGCGGTTCCCCGGCTTCAACACCCCGGACCCCACGTACAACGGCCTGGTCTACGCCCGCGATCTCGGTGAAGGCGGCGCACTCGGCGCCAACCTCTCCTACATCCTCAAGGCCCGTGTGCAGTTGCTGCGCGACCTCGGCTCAGCCGTCTCGCCCTTCAACGCGTTCCTGATTTCCCAGGGCCTGGAGACGTTGAGCCTGCGGGTGGAGCGCCACGTTGCGAACGCCACGGAAGTGGCGCGCTGGCTGGAGGCAAGGGACGACGTCGAATCCGTCGCCTACGCGGGGCTGCCCTCCAGCCCCTGGTACGAGCGTGGCCGCAAGTACGGACCCAAGGGGACGGGCGCCGTCGTGGCCTTCAACCTGGCCGGCGGGGCAGAGGCGGGCAAGCGCTTCGTCGACGCCCTGGAGCTGCATTCCCACGTGGCCAACATCGGCGACGTCCGCTCCCTGGTCATCCACCCCGCGTCCACCACGCACAGCCAGCTCTCGCCGGAGCAGCAGGTTGTGGCCGGCGTGCACCCGGGCCTGGTCCGGCTTTCCGTTGGCCTGGAGCACATCGACGACATCCTGGCCGACCTGGAGGCAGGCTTCCGGGCAGCCAAGGGCGCCGACGCGTAG